The Streptomyces sp. NBC_01255 genome window below encodes:
- the ftsY gene encoding signal recognition particle-docking protein FtsY, with amino-acid sequence MELILAVVIALVVAVAVTSGLVISGRKKKQLPPAEPPSTTPTITAPPAEPHVGEEAETPREEPRRTVEEVELPTADEAVETPAAVEDPLVSAPPAPEIEVPEPTAGRLVRLRARLARSQNSLGKGLLTLLSREHLDEDTWEEIEETLLTADVGVAPTQELVERLRERVRVLGTRTPDELRGLLREELIALLGPDLDRTVHTESPADVPGVVMVVGVNGTGKTTTTGKLARVLVADGKSVVLGAADTFRAAAADQLQTWGERVGARTVRGPEGGDPASIAFDAVKEGIAEGADVVLIDTAGRLHTKTGLMDELGKVKRVVEKHGPLDEILLVLDATTGQNGLIQARVFAEVVDITGIVLTKLDGTAKGGIVVAVQRELGVPVKLIGLGEGPDDLAPFEPGAFVDALIGD; translated from the coding sequence ATGGAACTCATCCTTGCTGTAGTCATCGCTCTGGTCGTCGCGGTCGCCGTGACGAGCGGGCTCGTGATCAGTGGCCGCAAGAAGAAGCAGCTGCCGCCGGCCGAGCCGCCGTCCACCACGCCGACCATCACCGCTCCGCCCGCCGAACCGCACGTCGGCGAGGAGGCGGAGACGCCGCGGGAGGAACCACGCCGCACGGTCGAGGAGGTCGAGCTCCCGACGGCCGATGAGGCCGTCGAGACGCCCGCCGCCGTCGAGGACCCCCTCGTCAGCGCGCCCCCGGCGCCCGAGATCGAGGTGCCCGAGCCGACCGCCGGCCGTCTCGTACGGCTCCGTGCCCGGCTCGCCCGCTCCCAGAACTCGCTCGGCAAGGGGCTCCTGACGCTCCTGTCCCGCGAGCACCTCGACGAGGACACCTGGGAGGAGATCGAGGAGACCCTTCTCACGGCCGACGTCGGCGTCGCTCCCACGCAGGAGCTCGTCGAGCGGCTCCGCGAGCGGGTCAGGGTGCTCGGCACCCGCACCCCCGACGAGCTGCGCGGCCTGCTCCGCGAGGAGCTGATCGCCCTCCTCGGCCCCGACCTCGACCGCACGGTGCACACCGAGAGCCCCGCCGACGTGCCGGGCGTGGTCATGGTCGTCGGCGTCAACGGCACCGGCAAGACCACCACCACCGGCAAGCTGGCCCGTGTCCTGGTCGCCGACGGCAAGTCCGTCGTCCTCGGCGCCGCCGACACCTTCCGTGCCGCCGCCGCCGACCAGCTCCAGACCTGGGGCGAGCGCGTCGGCGCCCGCACCGTGCGCGGACCCGAGGGCGGCGACCCGGCGTCGATCGCCTTCGACGCGGTCAAGGAGGGCATCGCCGAGGGCGCCGACGTCGTCCTCATCGACACCGCCGGCCGCCTCCACACCAAGACCGGCCTCATGGACGAGCTCGGCAAGGTCAAGCGCGTCGTCGAGAAGCACGGTCCGCTCGACGAGATCCTCCTCGTCCTCGACGCCACCACCGGCCAGAACGGCCTCATCCAGGCCCGCGTCTTCGCCGAGGTCGTCGACATCACCGGCATCGTCCTGACCAAGCTCGACGGCACCGCCAAGGGCGGCATCGTCGTCGCCGTCCAGCGCGAGCTGGGCGTCCCGGTCAAGCTGATCGGCCTGGGTGAGGGCCCGGACGACCTGGCGCCGTTCGAGCCGGGCGCCTTCGTCGACGCCCTGATCGGCGACTGA
- a CDS encoding cytosine permease codes for MSHDASEGAGATHDGAMETRGLEPVPDAERTGRVRELFPTWVAANISVLLLTMGAGLIVFNGLNFWQVLTVAIAAPVLSYGIVGLISIAGKRGGAPGMALSRAVFGQRGNLFPGALIWVARWGWETINAVTGAYAVLTVLDLLFGVKSNTLLIVVTLLLFVTCTFLVSGLGINALRVCSKWSTYLFGAFSVLVLVYLVANTDWSAVFDKPAGSTAMMVAGIGTIAAGGISWVPSGPDFTRYLPRTASSKAMVGSTVGGAGIVVLPMVLMGAVMAVSTPDLASAQDPVSFIGELLPMWISVPYLVIALLGMLLINSMSMYSAGFTAQTLGIKVSRAAAVSVNAVISLIFGFLLMVVATSFIGSFISFLTLLAVAFSAWIGVFGVDMLRRKTYDAVALMDTTRTSAYWYRGGYAWQAMTAWAVALLVGLLFTKVDWFSGPLASSWIGENGLGWAATIVVAGVLYAVLPRTPRQAPAEPAEVRETVSI; via the coding sequence ATGTCCCACGACGCCTCCGAAGGCGCAGGCGCGACGCACGACGGCGCGATGGAGACCCGCGGTCTCGAGCCCGTCCCCGACGCCGAGCGGACCGGTCGGGTCCGCGAGCTGTTCCCGACCTGGGTCGCGGCCAACATCAGTGTGCTTCTGCTCACGATGGGCGCCGGTCTGATCGTCTTCAACGGCCTGAACTTCTGGCAGGTACTGACCGTGGCGATCGCCGCGCCGGTCCTCTCGTACGGGATCGTCGGCCTGATCTCGATCGCGGGCAAGCGCGGTGGTGCGCCGGGCATGGCGCTGTCGCGGGCCGTGTTCGGCCAGCGCGGAAACCTTTTTCCCGGTGCGCTGATCTGGGTCGCCCGCTGGGGCTGGGAGACCATCAACGCGGTGACCGGCGCCTACGCGGTGCTGACCGTGCTCGACCTGCTCTTCGGCGTGAAGTCGAACACGCTGCTCATCGTGGTGACGCTGCTGCTCTTCGTCACCTGCACCTTCCTCGTGTCGGGCCTGGGGATCAACGCACTGCGGGTGTGCAGCAAGTGGTCCACGTACCTCTTCGGCGCCTTCTCGGTCCTCGTCCTGGTCTATCTGGTGGCGAACACCGACTGGTCCGCGGTCTTCGACAAGCCGGCGGGTTCGACCGCGATGATGGTCGCGGGCATCGGCACGATCGCGGCCGGCGGCATCAGCTGGGTCCCGTCGGGGCCGGACTTCACCCGCTACCTGCCCCGTACGGCCTCCTCGAAGGCGATGGTCGGCTCGACGGTCGGCGGCGCCGGGATCGTGGTCCTGCCGATGGTGCTGATGGGCGCGGTCATGGCGGTGTCGACTCCGGACCTGGCCTCGGCGCAGGACCCGGTCTCCTTCATCGGTGAGCTGCTCCCGATGTGGATCTCCGTGCCGTACCTGGTCATCGCGCTGCTCGGGATGCTGCTGATCAACTCGATGTCGATGTACTCGGCCGGCTTCACCGCGCAGACGCTGGGCATCAAGGTGTCGCGCGCGGCGGCGGTCAGCGTGAACGCGGTGATCAGCCTGATCTTCGGCTTCCTGCTGATGGTGGTGGCGACCAGCTTCATCGGTTCGTTCATCTCCTTCCTCACCCTGCTCGCGGTGGCGTTCTCGGCGTGGATCGGCGTCTTCGGCGTGGACATGCTGCGCCGGAAGACGTACGACGCGGTGGCGCTGATGGACACCACCCGGACCAGTGCCTACTGGTACCGGGGCGGTTACGCCTGGCAGGCGATGACGGCGTGGGCCGTGGCACTGCTCGTGGGCCTGCTGTTCACGAAGGTCGACTGGTTCTCGGGTCCGCTCGCCTCGTCGTGGATCGGTGAGAACGGCCTGGGCTGGGCAGCGACGATCGTGGTGGCGGGCGTGCTGTACGCCGTGCTGCCGCGGACTCCCCGGCAGGCGCCGGCGGAGCCCGCCGAGGTGCGCGAGACCGTTTCCATCTGA
- a CDS encoding LLM class flavin-dependent oxidoreductase — MPFTVVRFNLVDPRATPVSLAARYRAAVEMAAHADAHGVDTVQTEEHHGVANNWLPSPFAFAGAVFGATKRIAVTVSAIIGPLHDPLRLAEDIAVLDLLSGGRLVTVAGIGYRPEEYEERGVDWGRRGKLQDLLLETLLTAWKGEPFTYQGRTVRVTPRPLTQPHPMLLVGGSSRAAARRAARLGLPFFPSAHLPDLEAYYQERCAEYGTEGWTMMPAEETPLLHLSEDPDRTWAEYGEHFLHEARTYASWQSKDIRSAVRSTATTVEELRAEGVYRVVTPDACVALGLESLVLHPLCGGMPVEEGWRSLRLFCDGVLPRLKA; from the coding sequence ATGCCCTTCACAGTCGTACGGTTCAACCTCGTCGACCCGCGGGCGACCCCCGTCTCCCTCGCGGCCCGCTACCGGGCCGCCGTCGAGATGGCCGCCCACGCCGACGCGCACGGGGTCGACACGGTCCAGACCGAGGAGCACCACGGCGTCGCGAACAACTGGCTGCCCTCCCCCTTCGCCTTCGCGGGCGCGGTCTTCGGGGCGACGAAGAGGATCGCGGTGACCGTCTCGGCGATCATCGGGCCGCTGCACGACCCGCTGCGCCTCGCGGAGGACATCGCGGTCCTGGACCTGCTGAGCGGCGGCCGTCTGGTGACGGTGGCGGGGATCGGCTACCGGCCGGAGGAGTACGAGGAGCGCGGGGTCGACTGGGGCCGGCGCGGGAAGCTCCAGGACCTGCTCCTGGAGACCCTGCTGACGGCCTGGAAGGGTGAGCCGTTCACGTATCAGGGCCGTACGGTACGGGTCACCCCGCGGCCGCTCACCCAGCCGCACCCGATGCTGCTGGTCGGTGGCTCGTCGCGGGCGGCGGCGCGGCGGGCGGCCCGGCTCGGGCTGCCGTTCTTCCCGAGCGCGCACCTGCCGGACCTCGAGGCGTACTACCAGGAGCGGTGTGCCGAGTACGGCACGGAGGGCTGGACGATGATGCCGGCCGAGGAGACGCCGCTGCTGCACCTGTCGGAGGATCCGGACCGGACCTGGGCGGAGTACGGGGAGCACTTCCTGCACGAGGCGCGGACGTACGCCTCCTGGCAGTCGAAGGACATCCGCTCGGCGGTGCGGTCGACGGCGACGACGGTGGAGGAGCTGCGTGCGGAGGGCGTGTACCGGGTGGTGACGCCGGACGCCTGCGTGGCGCTCGGCCTGGAGAGCCTGGTGCTGCATCCGCTGTGCGGCGGGATGCCGGTCGAGGAAGGGTGGCGGAGCCTGCGGCTGTTCTGCGACGGCGTACTGCCCCGGCTCAAGGCATAG
- a CDS encoding sugar porter family MFS transporter, protein MTSTAQAPTPPPSEGRAAHPDHLGHVIFITASAAMGGFLFGYDSSVINGAVEAIRDRYDIGSGTLAQVIAIALIGCAIGAATAGRIADRIGRIRCMQISAVLFAVSAVGSALPFALWDLAMWRVIGGFAIGMASVIGPAYIAEVAPAAYRGRLGSFQQAAIVIGIAISQLVNYGILQLADGDQRGEIGGLEAWQWMLGVMVVPAVLYGMLSFAIPESPRFLISVGKTDRAKEVLAEVEGHGIDLDARVEEIDRAMRSEHKSTFKDLLVAGGRFKLLPIVWVGIGLSVFQQLVGINVAFYYSSTLWQSVGIDPSSSFFYSFTTSIINIIGTVIAMVLVDRVGRKPLALVGSVGMAIALAFEAWAFSADLVDGKLPETQGVVALVAAHVFVLFFALSWGVVVWVFLGEMFPNRIRAAALGVAASAQWIANWAITASFPSLADWNLSGTYMIYTFFAVLSIPFVLRYVKETKGKALEEMG, encoded by the coding sequence GTGACCAGTACCGCGCAGGCGCCCACGCCGCCGCCGTCCGAAGGCCGAGCGGCCCATCCTGACCACCTCGGCCACGTCATCTTCATCACGGCCTCCGCCGCGATGGGCGGCTTCCTCTTCGGCTACGACAGCTCCGTGATCAACGGCGCCGTCGAGGCGATCCGCGACCGCTACGACATCGGCTCCGGCACGCTCGCCCAGGTCATCGCCATCGCCCTGATCGGCTGCGCCATCGGCGCCGCGACCGCCGGCCGGATCGCCGACCGCATCGGCCGCATCCGCTGCATGCAGATCTCCGCGGTCCTCTTCGCCGTCAGCGCCGTGGGCTCCGCGCTCCCCTTCGCCCTCTGGGACCTGGCCATGTGGCGGGTCATCGGCGGCTTCGCCATCGGCATGGCCTCGGTCATCGGCCCCGCGTACATCGCCGAGGTCGCCCCCGCCGCGTACCGCGGCCGCCTCGGCTCCTTCCAGCAGGCCGCGATCGTCATCGGCATCGCCATCTCCCAGCTGGTCAACTACGGCATCCTCCAGCTCGCCGACGGCGACCAGCGCGGCGAGATCGGCGGCCTTGAGGCCTGGCAGTGGATGCTCGGCGTGATGGTCGTCCCCGCGGTGCTCTACGGCATGCTCTCCTTCGCCATCCCCGAGTCCCCGCGCTTCCTCATCTCCGTCGGGAAGACCGACCGGGCCAAGGAGGTCCTCGCCGAGGTCGAGGGTCACGGCATCGACCTCGACGCACGCGTCGAGGAGATCGACCGGGCCATGCGCAGCGAGCACAAGTCCACCTTCAAGGACCTGCTCGTCGCCGGCGGCCGCTTCAAGCTGCTGCCCATCGTCTGGGTCGGCATCGGACTCTCCGTCTTCCAGCAGCTCGTCGGCATCAACGTCGCGTTCTACTACTCCTCGACGCTCTGGCAGTCCGTCGGCATCGACCCGTCGAGCTCGTTCTTCTACTCGTTCACCACGTCGATCATCAACATCATCGGCACCGTGATCGCGATGGTCCTGGTCGACCGGGTCGGCCGCAAGCCGCTCGCCCTCGTCGGCTCCGTCGGCATGGCGATCGCCCTCGCCTTCGAGGCCTGGGCCTTCTCCGCCGACCTCGTCGACGGCAAGCTCCCCGAGACCCAGGGCGTCGTGGCGCTCGTCGCCGCCCACGTCTTCGTCCTCTTCTTCGCCCTCTCCTGGGGCGTCGTGGTCTGGGTCTTCCTCGGCGAGATGTTCCCCAACCGGATCCGCGCCGCCGCCCTGGGCGTCGCCGCCTCCGCCCAGTGGATCGCCAACTGGGCCATCACCGCGAGCTTCCCGTCCCTCGCGGACTGGAACCTCTCCGGCACCTACATGATCTACACGTTCTTCGCCGTGCTCTCGATCCCCTTCGTGCTCAGGTACGTCAAGGAGACCAAGGGCAAGGCGTTGGAGGAGATGGGCTAA
- the smc gene encoding chromosome segregation protein SMC, which produces MHLKALTLRGFKSFASATTLRFEPGITCVVGPNGSGKSNVVDALSWVMGEQGAKSLRGGKMEDVIFAGTTGRPPLGRAEVSLTIDNSDGALPIDYAEVTITRIMFRGGSSEYQINGDTCRLLDIQDLLSDSGIGREMHVIVGQGQLDSVLHADPMGRRAFIEEASGVLKHRKRKEKALRKLDAMQANLARVQDLTDELRRQLKPLGRQAAVARRAVVIQADLRDARLRLLADDLVRLQRALTAEVADEAALLARKEATETELRAALAREAELEAEAGALAPRLERAQQSWYALSQLAERVRGTISLADARVKSADDAPAEERRGRDPEDLEREAARVREQEAELEAALEAAERALEDTVAHRAELERALTAEERRLKDAARAIADRREGLARLNGQVNAARSRAAAAQAEIDRLAAARDEAGERAVAAQEEYEQLTAEVEGLDAADGAHGERYEAARRELAEAEAALSAARDALGTAERSRAATRARHDTLALGLRRKDGTGVLLSAGVTGLLGPAAELLTVTPGYEIPVAAALGAAADAVAATGPAAAAEALRLLRKQDAGRASLLLTGAPEPSPDPGAEPGLIDMTPPSAADLVRGPAELLPAVRRLLAGVVVVDGLDEAERLVRSRPGLTAVTAEGDLLGGHFAHGGSAGAPSLLEVQAAVAEAAAELDELTVRCENLTTAQREADERRRTAGALVEELDATRRAAEREKSAVAKELGRLAGQARGAAGEAERTAAAVARAQDALENAVAEAEELAERLLVAQEATLSGGGEDEPDTSVRDRLSIDGSNARQTEMEARLQVRTHEERVKGLAGRADSLDRAARAEREARARAEQRRARLRHERRVAGAVAAGARGLLAHVEVSLVRAERERVAAQAARADREQGLTVARARARDLKAELDKLTDSVHRGEVLGAEKRLRIEQLEAKALEEFGVEAAALVAEYGPDQPVPPSPSVDGEPAAEEDPENPETGPRPFVRSEQEKRLKAAERAYHQLGKVNPLALEEFAALEERHRFLSEQLEDLKKTRTDLLQVVKEVDVRVEQVFTEAYRDTAREFEGVFSRLFPGGEGRLILTDPDDMLTTGVDVEARPPGKKVKRLSLLSGGERSLTAVALLVSIFKARPSPFYVMDEVEAALDDTNLQRLIRIMEELQESSQLIVITHQKRTMEVADALYGVSMQGDGVSKVISQRLR; this is translated from the coding sequence GTGCACCTCAAGGCCCTGACCCTCCGCGGATTCAAGTCGTTCGCCTCGGCCACGACCCTGCGGTTCGAACCCGGCATCACCTGTGTCGTGGGCCCCAACGGATCGGGCAAGTCCAATGTCGTGGACGCCCTGTCCTGGGTCATGGGAGAGCAGGGCGCCAAGTCGCTGCGCGGCGGCAAGATGGAGGACGTCATCTTCGCCGGCACGACCGGGCGCCCTCCGCTCGGCCGCGCCGAGGTCTCGCTGACCATCGACAACTCCGACGGCGCGCTGCCCATCGACTACGCCGAGGTCACCATCACCCGGATCATGTTCCGGGGCGGCAGCAGCGAGTACCAGATCAACGGCGACACCTGCCGGCTCCTCGACATCCAGGACCTGCTCTCCGACTCCGGCATCGGGCGCGAGATGCACGTCATCGTCGGACAGGGACAGCTCGACTCCGTCCTGCACGCCGATCCGATGGGCCGCCGCGCCTTCATCGAGGAGGCCTCCGGCGTCCTCAAGCACCGCAAGCGGAAAGAGAAGGCGCTGCGGAAGCTGGACGCGATGCAGGCCAACCTCGCGCGCGTGCAGGACCTCACCGACGAACTGCGCCGCCAGCTCAAGCCCCTCGGCCGGCAGGCCGCCGTCGCCCGCCGCGCCGTCGTCATCCAGGCCGACCTCCGCGACGCCCGCCTCCGGCTCCTCGCCGACGACCTGGTCCGGCTCCAGCGGGCGCTCACCGCCGAGGTCGCCGACGAGGCCGCGCTCCTCGCCCGCAAGGAGGCCACCGAGACCGAGCTGCGCGCCGCCCTCGCCCGCGAGGCGGAACTCGAAGCGGAGGCCGGCGCCCTCGCGCCGCGGCTCGAACGCGCCCAGCAGAGCTGGTACGCCCTCTCGCAGCTCGCCGAACGCGTCCGCGGCACGATCTCCCTCGCCGACGCGCGCGTGAAGAGCGCCGACGACGCCCCCGCCGAGGAGCGACGCGGCCGCGACCCCGAGGACCTGGAGCGGGAGGCCGCCCGCGTCCGCGAGCAGGAGGCCGAGCTGGAAGCCGCCCTGGAGGCGGCCGAACGCGCCCTGGAGGACACCGTCGCCCACCGCGCCGAGCTCGAACGCGCGCTGACGGCGGAGGAGCGCCGCCTCAAGGACGCGGCCCGGGCCATCGCCGACCGGCGCGAAGGCCTCGCCCGCCTGAACGGCCAGGTCAACGCGGCCCGTTCGCGCGCCGCCGCCGCCCAGGCCGAGATCGACCGGCTGGCCGCCGCCCGCGACGAGGCGGGGGAGCGGGCGGTCGCCGCCCAGGAGGAGTACGAGCAGCTCACGGCGGAGGTCGAGGGCCTCGACGCCGCCGACGGCGCGCACGGCGAACGGTACGAGGCGGCCCGCCGCGAACTGGCCGAGGCGGAGGCCGCGCTGAGCGCCGCCCGCGACGCGCTCGGCACCGCCGAACGGAGCCGGGCCGCGACCCGGGCCCGGCACGACACGCTCGCCCTCGGCCTGCGCCGCAAGGACGGCACGGGCGTACTGCTCTCCGCCGGCGTCACCGGACTCCTCGGCCCGGCCGCCGAACTCCTCACCGTCACCCCGGGATACGAGATCCCCGTGGCCGCGGCCCTCGGCGCCGCCGCCGACGCGGTCGCCGCCACCGGACCGGCCGCCGCGGCCGAAGCGCTCCGCCTGCTCCGCAAGCAGGACGCGGGCCGCGCCTCCCTCCTCCTGACCGGCGCCCCGGAGCCGTCCCCCGACCCCGGGGCCGAGCCCGGCCTGATCGACATGACACCCCCTAGCGCCGCCGACCTGGTGCGCGGCCCCGCCGAACTCCTGCCCGCCGTCCGCCGCCTGCTGGCCGGGGTGGTCGTCGTCGACGGCCTCGACGAGGCCGAGCGGCTGGTCCGGTCACGGCCGGGACTGACCGCGGTGACCGCCGAAGGGGACCTGCTCGGCGGGCACTTCGCGCACGGCGGCTCCGCCGGTGCGCCCAGCCTGCTTGAAGTCCAGGCCGCGGTGGCCGAAGCCGCCGCCGAGCTCGACGAACTGACCGTACGCTGCGAGAACTTGACCACCGCGCAGCGCGAGGCCGACGAGCGCCGCCGGACCGCGGGAGCGCTCGTCGAGGAGCTGGACGCGACCCGCCGGGCCGCCGAGCGGGAGAAGTCGGCCGTCGCCAAGGAACTGGGGCGGCTCGCCGGCCAGGCCAGGGGAGCGGCGGGGGAGGCCGAGCGGACCGCGGCGGCCGTCGCCCGCGCCCAGGACGCCCTGGAGAACGCCGTCGCCGAGGCGGAGGAGCTGGCGGAACGGCTCCTCGTCGCCCAGGAGGCCACCCTCTCCGGAGGCGGTGAAGACGAGCCCGACACCTCCGTCCGCGACCGGCTCTCGATCGACGGCTCCAACGCGCGCCAGACCGAGATGGAGGCGCGGCTCCAGGTCCGTACCCATGAGGAACGGGTCAAGGGGCTCGCCGGGCGCGCCGACTCCCTCGACCGGGCCGCCCGCGCCGAACGCGAGGCACGCGCGCGTGCCGAGCAGCGCCGGGCCCGGCTCCGGCACGAGCGGCGGGTCGCGGGCGCGGTGGCCGCCGGGGCCCGCGGGCTCCTGGCCCATGTGGAGGTCTCGCTCGTCCGCGCCGAGCGGGAGCGAGTGGCGGCCCAGGCGGCGAGGGCCGATCGTGAGCAGGGGCTCACGGTGGCCCGCGCCCGCGCCCGGGACCTCAAGGCCGAGCTCGACAAGCTGACCGACTCGGTCCACCGCGGCGAGGTGCTCGGCGCGGAGAAGCGGCTGCGGATCGAACAGCTGGAGGCGAAGGCCCTGGAGGAGTTCGGGGTGGAGGCGGCCGCGCTGGTCGCCGAGTACGGCCCCGACCAGCCCGTACCCCCGTCGCCGTCCGTGGACGGCGAGCCGGCCGCCGAAGAGGACCCCGAGAACCCGGAGACCGGGCCGCGGCCGTTCGTCCGTTCGGAGCAGGAGAAGCGGCTCAAGGCCGCCGAACGGGCGTACCACCAGCTCGGCAAGGTCAATCCGCTGGCCCTGGAGGAGTTCGCGGCGCTGGAGGAGCGGCACCGGTTCCTCTCCGAGCAGCTGGAGGACCTGAAGAAGACCCGGACCGACCTCCTTCAGGTCGTGAAGGAGGTCGACGTGCGGGTCGAGCAGGTCTTCACGGAGGCGTACCGGGACACGGCCCGGGAGTTCGAGGGTGTCTTCTCGCGGCTCTTCCCCGGCGGCGAGGGCCGGCTGATCCTCACCGACCCGGACGACATGCTCACCACCGGCGTCGACGTGGAGGCCCGTCCGCCGGGCAAGAAGGTCAAGCGGCTCTCGCTGCTCTCCGGCGGCGAGCGCTCGCTCACCGCCGTGGCGCTGCTCGTCTCGATCTTCAAGGCCCGGCCCAGCCCGTTCTACGTGATGGACGAGGTCGAGGCGGCGCTCGACGACACCAACCTCCAGCGGCTGATCCGGATCATGGAGGAGCTCCAGGAGTCCTCGCAGCTGATCGTGATCACGCACCAGAAGCGGACGATGGAGGTCGCGGACGCGCTGTACGGGGTCTCCATGCAGGGCGACGGCGTCTCGAAGGTGATCAGCCAGCGGCTCCGCTGA
- a CDS encoding acylphosphatase has product MSDDVRMTAWVRGRVQGVGFRWFTRANALEIGGLAGFALNLDDGRVQVVAEGPSENCHRLLDWLRTGDTPGRVDGVTEIWGTPRGGYDGFVIR; this is encoded by the coding sequence ATGAGTGACGACGTACGGATGACCGCCTGGGTGCGCGGCCGGGTACAGGGAGTGGGCTTCCGCTGGTTCACCAGGGCAAACGCACTGGAGATCGGCGGCCTCGCGGGCTTCGCCCTGAACCTCGATGACGGCCGGGTCCAGGTGGTGGCCGAGGGGCCGAGTGAGAATTGCCACCGTCTTCTCGACTGGCTCCGCACGGGCGACACGCCCGGCCGCGTGGACGGCGTGACAGAGATATGGGGCACCCCGCGCGGAGGCTATGACGGCTTCGTGATCCGCTGA
- a CDS encoding CAP domain-containing protein, with product MGRHRRSGAAPAAEDYAAGTDHRHRGERRKRLTPVRTGLLGASAAVAVGAVAVASGLLPGGDTFTMGTAGTGERQVQSRQAPELTTQGGATQTPADGESGGTGSGTAAKSGSGSGTSPSASASASKSASKTASPSAAPSTSAKPSPKPTPPKPTPAKQTPSKSPSSAKPVTPKAAPTTKPVTTKPAVPRPAPTTEAPVETSAAPSTADRDEAAEAEVLRLVNVERTKVGCTPVRAGAQLAALAGAFSADMAERGFFDHTDPDGATPWARAEQAGVTSLGGENIARGQADAAAVMDSWMNSDGHRANILNCDFTTLGVGVQFGDGGPWWTQDFGR from the coding sequence ATGGGACGCCACCGTCGCTCCGGCGCCGCACCCGCCGCAGAAGACTACGCGGCCGGTACGGACCACCGGCACCGGGGTGAGCGCCGCAAGCGGCTCACCCCCGTGCGCACCGGACTCCTCGGCGCCTCCGCGGCGGTCGCGGTGGGAGCCGTGGCCGTCGCCTCGGGTCTGCTGCCCGGCGGTGACACCTTCACCATGGGCACAGCCGGTACGGGCGAGCGCCAGGTCCAGTCCCGGCAGGCCCCGGAGCTGACGACGCAGGGCGGGGCGACCCAGACCCCGGCCGACGGCGAGTCGGGCGGCACGGGCAGCGGCACGGCCGCCAAGTCGGGCTCCGGGTCGGGTACGAGCCCGAGCGCGAGCGCGAGCGCGAGCAAGAGTGCGAGCAAGACCGCTTCGCCCTCGGCCGCCCCGTCCACCTCCGCGAAGCCCAGCCCGAAGCCGACCCCGCCGAAGCCCACGCCGGCGAAGCAGACCCCGTCGAAGTCGCCGAGCAGCGCCAAGCCCGTGACCCCTAAGGCCGCGCCCACGACGAAGCCGGTCACGACGAAGCCGGCCGTGCCGCGGCCGGCCCCGACCACCGAGGCGCCGGTCGAGACCTCGGCCGCTCCCTCCACGGCCGACCGCGACGAGGCGGCCGAGGCGGAGGTCCTCCGGCTGGTCAACGTCGAGCGCACCAAGGTGGGCTGCACCCCGGTCCGTGCCGGCGCTCAGCTCGCGGCGCTGGCCGGGGCGTTCAGCGCGGACATGGCGGAGCGCGGCTTCTTCGACCACACGGACCCGGACGGTGCCACGCCGTGGGCGCGCGCCGAGCAGGCGGGCGTCACGAGCCTGGGCGGCGAGAACATCGCCCGCGGTCAGGCGGACGCAGCGGCCGTGATGGACTCCTGGATGAACAGCGACGGCCACCGCGCCAACATATTGAACTGCGACTTCACGACGCTGGGCGTCGGCGTCCAGTTCGGCGACGGCGGCCCCTGGTGGACCCAGGACTTCGGCCGCTGA